caacagtctTGTGTGAAAGGAATAGACACCTGTCTCAAATATAAGCCTGTGGAGGtcaatgatttaagcaaataattgCTCAGGCTATTgattgaagttttacggtaatCTAAACATCATAGGGCATgtctttaaaatctaaaaactaattttatgaagaaaaaaaccccccacaaaaaaacagtcacaccccagccaccataaacatttgcatttaaatgtccCAGTGGATGATTGACATGCGCTTTAAAGTTTTCTGCCCACTCTTTTAACCAATCAGAGCGAAGGGGCGGGCTTTCACAGTAATCTTTACAAAATGGcgactgttgttgttttgccgCAGGGTCAGTGAATAAATCCGTTTTTCATTTCAGTAATTTTCTGCACTCAGTTGCAGAAACAGCACCAGGAAAAGCCCAGGCGCCCCGAGGGTCGGCTCCGTGTGGCCTGAGATGAAAGGTAAAGAACGGTCGCCGATCAAAAAACGCTCCCGGGCCTTGGACGATATTCGAGACAGGGGAGGATGCCACCCGACCAGTAAGAAAATGGGGGCTCTCTCGGTTTCCAGTGGGAGTAATAATGGAAATAGCTCGACCAAAAGCGACGGCGGCTCGACGAGACGGAGTCTGCTCGGCgataaaagagacagagatttCGACGGGCACGGTCGGACGGGAAATAACCACAGCTGTCAGTCCGCTGCTGCTAGCTCCGTGGGTAAAAACCACAGCCTGAGCCTGACGCTGGATTTAGCCTCACCGAGGACCACTTCACGCGGGGAGCAGCGGGTGCAGCCGCCCAGCACCGAGAGTGAGTACAAAACCCTCAAAATCAGCGACCTCGGCACCCAGCTGAGCGACGAAGACATTGAGGATGGACTTTTTCACGAATTTAAGAAATTTGGGGATGTGAGCGTTAAAATAAGCCGTAGCAACGACGAGCGGATAGCGTTCGTGAATTTCAGGAAGCCGGAGGACGCCAGAGCGGCTAAGCACGCGAGGGGACGCTTGGTGCTCTACGACCGGCCCCTAAAAATCGAGGCGGTGTACATCAACAGGAGGAGAAGCCGCTCCCCCGTGGAGAGAGACTTGTATGGAGCAGCGCAAAGCCATAGACATTTGCAGAGACCACTCTCGCCCACCGGGCTGGGGTACAGAGACTACCGGCTGCAGCAGCTGGCCCTGGGACGGCTGCCCCCTCCCCCGCCGCCCCCTCTGCCCAGAGAGCTGGAGCGGGACAGGGAGTTTGCCCTGTTTGAAGCCAGGACACGTCCGGCTTTCATTGCAGAGCGAGCAGCGTTTCGCGAGGAGGATTTTATATCTCCAGAAGATGACCAAAGAGCTAATAGGACGTTGTTTTTAGGCAATCTCGACATAACTGTTACAGAAGCAGACCTGAGGAGAGCCTTTGACAGGTTTGGGGTTATAACGGAAGTGGACATTAAAAGACCCACACGGGGACAAACCAGCACATATGGATTTCTGAAATTTGAGAATCTTGACATGGCCCATCGTGCTAAGCTTAGTATGTCTGGCAAAATAGTAGGCCACAACCCTATAAAGATAGGCTATGGGAAAGCAACACCCACCACGCGCCTGTGGGTGGGTGGACTCGGACCCTGGGTTCCTGTGGCTGCCCTGGCAAGAGAGTTTGATCGCTTTGGCACTATAAGGACCATTGACTACAGAAAGGGGGACACATGGGCCTACATTCAGTATGAAAGTTTGGATGCTGCACAAgcggcatgcacacacatgagGGGCTTCCCGCTGGGAGGTCCTGAGAGGAGACTGAGAGTGGACTTTGCTGACACTGAGCATCGCTACCAGCAGCAGTTTCTTCAGCCTCTCCCAATACCACCGTTTGACATGGTGGCTGAGTCATTTGTCCACCGCGCCACACCTGAACCTCTGAGGGTCAGGGAACGGACTCCACCGCCGCTTCACTTCAGGGAGAGAGAGCTCTTTCCTGGAGCCGAGTGGCCCAACCCAGCTATTCGAGATCGGGTACGTGCCTCACCCTTTGAGCCCCTTGAGCACTTGGAACGTGAGCGGCGAGCGCGAGAGCCTTGGTCTTTGGAGCGAGAGCTGCAGGGGCGAGAACCTGCACGCAAGCGGCGTTTAATAGAGGACGGACGCCATATAGACCACTCCCCGGACAGCACTGAGAGGACAGTAAGGCGTCGACGTGCTTCTCCAGATGGCAGTCCTGGAGGTAGCAGCAGAGACGGAGGGCGCTTCAGTGACTCAGAGCGCCCTCTTAGGGGCGAAAGACCCTCCCCTGTACGAGAACGCCACAGCAGCCTGGAAAGAGGCGGGGCTGAACGGAGACTCAAAAGCCAGAGTCTCTCTGACAAGGGACCGTCAAGCAGCGGCGTTTCCGCAGTTGGAGAGAGAAAGCGAAAAGCAGGCGATGGTGGTAAGGGGCCGGCCAAGCGGGAACGATCTGAGAGCAGTTCCAAGGGAGGCCAGCCGTCCAAACCAGACGGTACCAAACTCAGTCTGGCCTGGCATggcatgctgctgctgaagaacAGCAACTTCCCAGCCAACATGCACCTACTGGAAGGCGACCACAACGTAGCCAGCGACCTGCTTGTCGAGGGCACAACAGGAAGGCAGGTGAGCGAGCTAAAGATCACTCAGCGGCTCCGTCTGGACCAGCCCAAGCTTGACGAGGTGTCCCGGCGCATCAAGGTGGCGGGTCCTGGCGGCTACGCCATCCTGCTGGCAGTTCCTGGGACCACAGAGGATTCATCATCATCTGACCCTGCAGCCTCAACTCAGCGGCCGCTTCGCAACCTGGTGTCTTACCTCAACCAAAAACAAGCGGCTGGAGTCATCAGCCTGCCTGTGGGAGGGAGCAGAGATAAAGACAACACAGGGGTTCTTCATGCTTTCCCTCCCTGTGATTTCTCCCAGCAGTTCCTGGATTCCTCTGCCAAAGCTCTGGCTAAAAGTGAAGAGGACTATCTGGTCATGATTGTGGTTCGTGGAGCATCTTAAGAAAAGATCAGAACACACTAAGTTCAagtggtgtttaaaaaaaaaaaaaaatctgctgtatGTCAGTAACTATTGCATGCTGTGTGTTCTGCATTATGGGGTACACTAGTATGGTTCTTGAGTGTTTGTATGTTGCCATGTAATCCACTAAAAGGACAAACAGTGCCCTCCTACAAAACTAAaaggatgtgtgtttttgaagttattttaaagGGTGTACAAATTGCTCAAAAAGTCAGAAACCTGCAATAATTCAGTCAGAATAcagtaaaacctaaaaaatgaagagcatttgatgaaaacatttcatttaagaATGAGAGATAAgtcattttagaaaagaaatggTTGGGtcattaacatgtttaaaatcttGGCTATCAGACTCtactaaaaagaaaagaaccaGATCATTAGAAATGCATTGAGAGGACACAATAACACCTCCGatacaataaaaccataaaCAATGACTTTGCAAGCTCTTATAGTGTTGAAGCCACACCTGTCTGACATAGTGTTAACAAAAGCTCATGTTTTTGTCTGGGCTATTATGAGTTGCCTTTGATTGTGTGGGTGTTATTGTGTCTACCTCCTATAGAGGCATTTCCATGAGGGGGATCAGAAAACATCCTTTTTCAAAGCTTTGAATTTCAGTGCAATGATGTCTTCTATAATCACTTGACGAATGGAGACAAAGATAAGCATGGGCTTTTTTGCATTGAGGGGTGTCCGTAAAGGTTTGTTGAGTTATTTGGTACTGTAGTGACAAAGCTAATTAGGACAAAGAACCTTGATAACATTTTAAGGTCAAAACACGTCACACAACTCTTCTCCAGTGCGCTCAGGTAACCACCCCGATGACCacaaagaagctaaaaaaagTTTGGTTAATGGAGTGTGTTGTCCTGCAGAAAAGGTGTGTGAAATGTATCTTACTCTGACACTGGCCTTCTTTTGTGTTCTCTCAAActtggaaaacattttgaatgtcaCTAGTTAAGGCAAGATACAGCTCACACATTCAAAGCAGCAGTTGgtaattttttataaaaaataactgtcatATATGCTCAAAGTCTCACTATATTGACCAagcactaaatgagacagatcatctgtggaaaaaaaaacatacttctCTCCCTGCTCTATTGCTTGTAACACTTGTGATAGCCTTACAATacgtaaacaaaaaaaaacatttaaagcctCTAGAGTCTCtagcagctgtcagtcatgtcaatcgCTGCtcgtgaactgcagtcaaactgttaaacacagcagcaccgatcaaatatgaattaggattctgttactgcattgcctgtttctcgcctcaaatgttttcataaacacagctttgtgtactgtttagctttttaaaattagaaagtTGGTTCAGCTGGTTGGTGGTGCTCAGTACTCCAGTTAGCTGTATCCAACATGGTGGCTGGATCACagactttctcattttacagataaacattaaaatacatttctgaaaacattagaGACAAGAACTAGGCAATGCAGTAATAACATCGTAATTCAAATTTGATCAGTACTGCTTAGTTTggcagtttgaccacagttcacagagcagctgatgtgattgacagctgtgtgagaCACTCTTAAGGTATGATTGGTTGTTGCTGCCATTAGACACAGTAGGAAGAGGAGGagtgacatgatttttttttcacaatctgTCTCCTGTACTTCTTTCAGAATATAGTGGAAACTTCAGAAAATTGACACAAAGttcttttaattaaagttaCCAATACCAACTGTAGCTTGAGGTCCCATGTGTTGTGAATTCTGTTTGAAAAATTACATGTCCATGTTCATGGTTTGGATTTGAGAGTATCTTTGATTAATGTGCTCCCTAAAACTGCAACGCCAAATTGCAAGATAGACAATAGACACAGTGCGTGTCCACTGGTAAAACTAAATGTGGAATACTAAATACTAACAGATGTGAAATTTTTGCCCACAGAACAGCCCATAACACAGTACGCATAGCATAGTAAAGCAAATACTAACatgtttttcatactttttactttatattttcttttgtgcatCCCTTCCTTAGAAATGGTTGTGTAATGTGATCTATGAAAAACTACAGTAGTAATGGATAAAAAAAGCTTAGAGAGCTCTGTGTTGTTTCATTTATTGCTCTAAAACCAGTAGGCcctaaaagaataataatattaagtATCAGTTAAATGTTGGtacaaagtaacaaaaaaacctgctgtTTGTTCTGTAAGTAGGTCTGtgtaattttaaagttttataaataatttaacagtTCTGgattaaatcaaaattttagaggtttaaattgGACAATATTTTGCCTGCCGACATGTTACCAAGGCCTACTtactgtcttttgttttgccATTATATGTTTGTCATGCAATAGTAACCCACCCTGACTTATAATTTGCtgagtttggtttattttgttttgaaaacattaatATGTGATAGAACTGTTACATATGTGAACATCACACCCACTTCGACGCTGGACTCTTGAGGAGATGAGTGCAGAGCTGAAACCCTCTGCAGGGAAGGTGTTTGTGAGTCCTCGCTAATGAGGCAACTTTAAGTTGTGTATCCCATCTGCACCTGTGCTGACTTctgtttaaaatggaaaattgaGCAATGTACACTTTGATGTCATGGGAAAGGAAAATCCATAGAGCCCATGCGAAGCTGTTCACATACCTACAAGTGCATTTGGGCACTTAATGTGACCGATTATCAATAAATTGTTCATTTGAAGGGAAACATGTTTCTTCGATGGAAGTGAATTGAAGAAACACGCTGCCATGCCTTATTGTGTTTCGAAAGGAGTTTTCACTTGAAATTTGTTTCTGCACACGAAAAGGGAGACAGTTTGTTTAGCAACAGTGAAGACAGACCCACATGTCGTGTGAGGATCCCTGTTTGCTTGCAGGCCTGTTCTGAGCTCCTCAGTTGCCCATCGTAAATTACTCCCCCATGAGCCTTCTGTTATATCCTCGCCGTTTCCTGTTGGCATGTGAACACCTGATCAGGATGGAGGAGCCTCTGCTGCCTCTTGCTTACAGCCAGTTTGCAGTGTGAAACGGCGGCAGATGCAGACAGCGGTGCAGTTCGGGAGCCGAGGGCAGGAGCAAACAGCGGCATGGGCCAGTTTCCTGTTGTCTTCCCTGCTCGTTACTCTAAAGGTTTTTATGTGCCATGTTCCCGATTGTGAGTAGGAGCTGAGGAAATCCCATCACCGGCCGTCACACACTCCACTCGGGAGATTGTGGGTGACACCGCTTCGAAATTTCCATAACAGTTCAAGCTGTCTCACTGCAGAGGCCAAGCTGAACCACTGGGCTGATTTGTCTGTATTATACTTTGCCCAGTTTGATTTGATATGACTTAATGTTTGACTCAGGGAAGAGGATTGGCTCAGGAATATTGTTTGCCCCTCGTTTTTGTGCTCTCCTCTGATTGAACCTACTCCGAGGAGACGAGTGAAGAAGCAAGTTTGCTGTGCTGAAGCTGCGTTCTGTCGTCATCTGACGTCTGCTGCAGCATGGAAACGAAACACCGACAGGCCAGATTGTTTTCCCCTTTTGACACTGCTGGAAGGAATCCACGCTGCGGACCCACACCCTCCCTCAAATTCTTCTAGGAGACCTGTTTATTTAGCCAGTGCCCTTTTACAAGTTTAAGGCCACTTTACACAGGAAAGAAAGTTTTCCCATTTCCTCCTGCCATTCAGTTTAGTCTTAGCAATGTGAGAGCAAATGCTGTGTGCTGTCTGAGAAGGACCCCTAACTCCACTAGAGAAACATTGCCATCTTGAGGACCATGGAGCTCCTGCTTGCCTCTCACAGTCTACCTGACAAATCACACTCATGCACACCCAGGCCAGAGCCGGTATCACTGCTGGTAAGGGTAAGGAGAAAAAGTGCTGCCCGTCAGGTCTGTATCGGTGGCTAAGGCAGCAGTGGTAAGTATCAAGTGTAAACACCACATGTTTTTCAAtaacaaatgcaaaatgacacaTTGATTTTCAGCCAAAGTCATTACAGAGGTTATTTCCACCGATGGCGACTGGCACAAATTCAAAAGACATTTCTCACAGCAGATATTGTGTCTTGTCACAGTAGGAAAATCACTGTTATATTCAAGTGTTGCAGTGGGTGACAGTGAGCCAGGATGCACAGTAACCGGAGCCTAAAATCAgtgcagctaaatggaattcactCTGTTAATTACAGTATTTACTCCTGTCattttcctactgtgacatgtcaacatgttttatGTGAAAAGGTCCTATTGTGTAAGATAGCAGGACCGTTCACTGCCCACAGTAACCCATTGCGTGCAGTAATGCTCCAATCAAGAGCTTGAGAATCAACAACAACCCAAAAAGATAAATTGTCCTAATTACTCAACATGTCAGTACCTTGGATAATATACCCATGCAGAGGTGCTTGTTTGCAGCAAAATTTAAgttaaatgttgattttttttacagcaaacctgctgcagctgttgaACCCTCTGCCTATAGGTAAGACAAAAACAGTCCTGCACATTTAGGTGTTTTTGCAGCCTCACTGGGGATGTAAATCAAAATGGGGATCACTATTGGTGACACATTGTTAGTATAGTCCACCTGCAGATAGTTTGAATATTGTATTcaactgtttaactgttttgCTTGTAGATGTGTAACAGATTATAGTGTAGTATATGTAACAATTCATGACCATACCTTTGCATTCTGAGAATAAATTTGTTGAACTTGAACTGTTCGATCAACCTGTGTAGCAAAGGTTAAGTGAATAGTTCAACtaaattattctgattattataaaatattataattactctATAAACTATCTGCTGGTGGACTATACATGTAACATATTTCCTTACTGTTTTTCACTTTAAGATTTATGATGTCACtcaagaaaaagataaaataactaGAAACTGCCGGAAAGGTTAATATGGTTAATATGACGTCTGTGAGAAAACTAGTCTAGGCTCAGTGATCAAGGCCCAATTGTTTGACAGCAGATCAGAAGCAGCTTAAAGCCACGGTAttctttgtaaaacatttattcatgttGAGCGTGATCAGTAAGCCACTCATTACTGGTCATACGTTATGTAGATAATGTTATTGATCCTGCTTAAAGAAACCTTTATTAGGTTAGTTATTGTTCAAGCcttaataatttataatatattcaGTTAAGCAAagtgtaatataaaaaaataacaatgacaaatgaaaatgtcttcTGGAATCAAACTGTAATTTGCATTAGGAGTTGTTAATGGCTATTGGACACGAATAATAACCTTTAGTTAATGAAACAGACAATATTAATGTGGGATTTAAAGGAGGCTCAGTCTTGGAGTTTATAAATCCACCACAGGCCACCAGTTTGCAATCAAAATGTAGCTTATGTAATACTATTCTGTGGCTAACAATGATTTAAATACTTCACTGACAGCAGTCTGCTTTTTAACACTAATAGCTACATGTGCTATTTATCAAACTGCCACAGTGTCAAACCAAAACCAGAAAGGCATACAACTAAATATTCACTCATTAATATATCGAGCAGCAGAGTGTTTCATGGAAAAGTGAGATATTAGTGTTTGTCTAGATGCACAaataaaggaatacttcagGGAAAACATTGAACATATTGATTGACTGATGTGGGACCacactaaacaacaacaaaattacatcaaaaaaatctgtttactaactgtcacacaactcgtgcggttaaatccaagtctcatttatccagttttatgctcagtacttcccaaacatttgttttcacttaacAAGtactatttaaaactgaaccGAAAATGGGAATTATCTGTGCTTGACCCAGACTCCACTGTAAAGATTTTTAGCAAAAATTATTgcaaagtactgagcatacaactggataaatgagacttggattatactgcacgagttgtgtgagtttttttaaactgatgttttgccataggtttgctgttttttaatgggGTCCTCAAGCAATCAATTAACcaatatgttgtgtttttctgaggAGATTTACGAGAGAAACCTTTTCTTCACAAATGACATGGTTACATGACATGAccaattgatttacaaatgattGGTTATAAGGTGAAGTATTCTGTGTGGAAAATGGGCCCATTATACCTTAAAACAAGAaattctaaaatttaaaaaattatgttggCTATTTTGTGAAATCAATTGACCTACATCTGGAAAAATTAGGAAATTAAGTTATATCAAGAATATTTCACCAAATTTACTAGAAGTCGTTACTTATAAACATTTGTTGAAGTACCACATTGTAGTTTCATGGCAGTATTTGTAATGCACTtcaacattttgtaaatgtaaactgGTGTACAATATAGCAATGTGTGATTACTCCAGTTCTGAACATCTTAAGTCATTATTTGTTCATGCATTACTAATAGAAAGATCACATGATTTAGAGTCAGACAGGAATCTATAAAAGCCACAGATTTTACAACTACAATTTCATTCTTGATTTAGTTATCTATGCTGATTGCAGTGCAGAAATTTGCAGTACGAAGCACTCACTTGGATATTGTGTCAATCAGCATTATAGCTGCAAATCAATGAACTGATAAGTTTTCTACTTTTACATCAatcaactaatttgataataGATTATTCCGTTTTAGtaactttttaagaaaaacagcaaaagatcTCTGATTCCTCCTTCTTTAATGTGAATATCTTTTTGtctaaacatgctcaaaaactcatgaaacttggtAGTACGTCCGGCCTGGCGGAAAACTTTGTATGGGTGGTTTTGGAAACGGGCGTGGCAAAATGACTCCACAATGCCCCCTTAGGTGTAGCCCCAATGGCCAGTTTCACCTACAAAGTCTCTTGGACCCACCCCCCAAACACAACAGGAACTCGTCCATTCCTTAATTTCTTGCTCAGTTTTGGCAATTTCTGGCCTCATACTTTTGCAAACTTGTCCTACAGAATTAATCTAATTGACTTCAAATTTGGTGTGTCCAATATTAACCCCTTGGTGATGAAAACTTATAAAAAGTCTGTGCAAAACTTTTACGATTTTCCTGTGGTACGGtgtagaattttaatattttgcctTAAAACAAGAAATTGTTAGTGTACATTGTGCTATCTGCCTGAAACTTTATAGGTTTGATCAGGGTCCCgtcctaaaaacatctgtatgacaatattcactagttgtaatagcgccacctactgCCAACAGGAATTGAAGTGGTCTGCAAATGATGTACACCAAGATGATGTGGAATTTATATGCCCtccagtgccatctagtgggcTAAAGTAAGCTAAAGGGAAtgccaaaaacatgtaaagtgtTAAGAGGTTTGGCTCCGTGGGTAAATCAGGCAGTTAGTGTGCCTGTGGTTACCAGTTCAAGTCTTATATGGGACAGGTGACTTTTTGAAGACAGCTGTCCAaagcacagagctaaagggaacgtcgAAAACATACAAAGTGTCAG
The DNA window shown above is from Plectropomus leopardus isolate mb chromosome 8, YSFRI_Pleo_2.0, whole genome shotgun sequence and carries:
- the rbm15 gene encoding RNA-binding protein 15 produces the protein MKGKERSPIKKRSRALDDIRDRGGCHPTSKKMGALSVSSGSNNGNSSTKSDGGSTRRSLLGDKRDRDFDGHGRTGNNHSCQSAAASSVGKNHSLSLTLDLASPRTTSRGEQRVQPPSTESEYKTLKISDLGTQLSDEDIEDGLFHEFKKFGDVSVKISRSNDERIAFVNFRKPEDARAAKHARGRLVLYDRPLKIEAVYINRRRSRSPVERDLYGAAQSHRHLQRPLSPTGLGYRDYRLQQLALGRLPPPPPPPLPRELERDREFALFEARTRPAFIAERAAFREEDFISPEDDQRANRTLFLGNLDITVTEADLRRAFDRFGVITEVDIKRPTRGQTSTYGFLKFENLDMAHRAKLSMSGKIVGHNPIKIGYGKATPTTRLWVGGLGPWVPVAALAREFDRFGTIRTIDYRKGDTWAYIQYESLDAAQAACTHMRGFPLGGPERRLRVDFADTEHRYQQQFLQPLPIPPFDMVAESFVHRATPEPLRVRERTPPPLHFRERELFPGAEWPNPAIRDRVRASPFEPLEHLERERRAREPWSLERELQGREPARKRRLIEDGRHIDHSPDSTERTVRRRRASPDGSPGGSSRDGGRFSDSERPLRGERPSPVRERHSSLERGGAERRLKSQSLSDKGPSSSGVSAVGERKRKAGDGGKGPAKRERSESSSKGGQPSKPDGTKLSLAWHGMLLLKNSNFPANMHLLEGDHNVASDLLVEGTTGRQVSELKITQRLRLDQPKLDEVSRRIKVAGPGGYAILLAVPGTTEDSSSSDPAASTQRPLRNLVSYLNQKQAAGVISLPVGGSRDKDNTGVLHAFPPCDFSQQFLDSSAKALAKSEEDYLVMIVVRGAS